Below is a genomic region from Enoplosus armatus isolate fEnoArm2 chromosome 10, fEnoArm2.hap1, whole genome shotgun sequence.
GGAAAAGCTAGTTTACTTGTTCACACTCAAGGCGACAGTTATCCCCACCCAGGCGTTTTCCTACCAAAACAAGTTCACACAGGACCGACACAACAGGTTTACAAGCAGACACACTTAAAATCCCAGCCTGTGTGACAGACTACAACTGGAGGACCACCACCCTTTAAAAAGactcaaatacacaaaacagacTCAACGTATAACATTTCTTGTCAAACAAGCGGCGAGGTTTCCAATTACCTTTAACTACACTCTTCTCTCCGGGGCTCCTTAGCAACAATAACCGTTGAGGTGATGAAATCTACTTATCTGCTTAAACTGATAAAACTGCTTCCGACAGAAAGACGCTTAAAACGAGACATGGTCTGACCATGGTAAATGTGTACGTCTGGAGAACCAAATCCGGTCTACTTCAGGGTTGTAAACCCGCCTGACCGTCACGTTGCCGTGTCAGTTTGTATTCCCTACAGAACTCCAAAACCTCTCCTTCCTTGTAGACCTTTCAGTGAACCATCTGGACCCGCTAACAGTTAGCATTCCCCTCATCTAacaaaaccccacacacactgtcatggATTGATTTGCTAACGTAATATAGCAATCTAGGGCAGGACCGACGCACAGAGCTGGCAGCATTAGCTAACAATAATAAGTCGTGGGTATAAAATGACTCTCACGAACAAAGACTCGCGTATTTGAGGATTGACTTACTCGTTGCTTGTGCTAACGCTACTGCCCAGATAAATGACAATGTTGGACATCAAATCATCCCAGTTGGCAAGAATGCTCGCTCAGCACCCGTATGACCTGGTTTGGCTGTCTTGCTACGTTAGCATCACAATAACCCACATAGCCAACGGAGAGCGGTGCCAACAACCAGGCTAGCGTTAGCATAGCAAACACAGATTAGCCGAAAGAGCTGGAGTTAGCGTGTGTTCAGCTAAGCGGCATTGAAAGCTAATTTCGACGGTATCCTCTGTTTTACCTGTTGGTATCAATGACTCTTTTTAATCAAGTATAACAGTGTGCACGGTATGAAACGGGATCGCGGGAACCGTATTAACTTTTAACGTTAGCatcgttagctaacattagcctagAAGAGTCGTGTTGCTGATCTGTCCATGATGTGACCACTCCTTGCCAACGCTGCAGTGCACCCACTATCTTGTGGAAATAAAACTGCGACCCCAGCTATTTCAACCACCTGATAACATTTATGAATTGGCTCACCTGCTCGTGGAAAGTCTGTCCCGACCCCTTCCAGACTATTccgttttttttgtgttttctcccctcttttcccctccttccctgGGTTCTGGGTCAAGCTCGTTAAAGACGAAGCGACATCACCGAGTTTTCTATCAAAGAGAGGGCGGGATCAACAAGCGGCCAGTACCGTAAAGACTGCGCACGCTGAATTCCTCTTCTCATACAGGTGTTTGTCACAAGTTTCTAGACTGGATCCAGACTGGTAATACAGCCCTTGTATTCCTGCCAAGATAAAACATATACACTGACTGATATCATTATAAACGGGGAGTAAGTGGATTTAACTTCTGGTGCAGTGGTAGAATAAAAAGGCTACCTCCCAccgcctcctctctcctcccatttATTTCCGTCTGTCGCTCCCTCtcccacacatatacacacactgatgtcatTTCATTGATTGCCCAAGAACAATGGCCTGAGAGGAAGCAGCATTTCTTAGGGAAGTACAACAGCATACCACACCAACGCGACAAAAACTATTGGCACATAAAACCACTACCAGTGACCATCACATCCTCCGCATGTGCCTGAGCAGTAAATAGATTGATGGTAAAGAGCCTCTGCAATCACTTTTATGAATCATACTTGACCACTGAACTATTTAGGGATCACTGCATGACTGTAATTATAAGCATTACCTAAGTGTAATGTGTTCTCTTAATTATACAGCTTTTACAGTAATTATTGTACTTTCAGTGTCTATTAGTGTTTAATATATTTCTGACTTTGAATACCTTTGAGTGAAATCAAACAAGTAGAGGCCTGATAAACAATGCTTTAGTGTGGGCAGGGTGGAAAGAGGAACAATGCATGGAATTTCCCCCAGTTTCCTTATGAGTCCCCCCACAGTGCTACAGTGCAGTATGAGTAAACCTGAGTCCCAATAATCACTGGGAACATAAACAATGCTGCACTCTAGAGGTGCACAATGATAAGAGGACTTGACAGGTGTTGAAAGCTGTTTTAAAAAATCCATATTTATTCACAATTCCATATTCAGATTATAAACCTACAGACATAATCCACATGAAACTGATTATTGCCCAGTCTGAAACTTTCCAGGAagtacaaaaaaagaggaaaagagagctgCACAGTGGAGGTAgattgctttttaaatgaaccactcgcacacacacacacaaattaaagaCGGGCAAATGGCCCTCTCCTTATGCCAGGTCTCTAGCTCACTATACAGTAAGTCCAAAGTTTTTAATTCCTAATAAGTTATTATGATAGGGTTCCAAGTCTGAAGTTTGGTAAGTGTATCTGGGATTTTTTGTCAACTGTGTGATGTGAGAAACTGCTAATGGCTCTGCAAactttttaaacagtttaaattTGTACCTAGGGTTAGGTGCTATGACAATATATACTGTGACTCAATAGAAACTTGTGAGCCATATTATAACTGGATTTTGCCAGACCAGTTACACTATGCTGTCACTTTAATATCTGCATTTGGCAAACATGgacaaatcaatgagcagggcTGCTTTAATATCGCATCAATGTGATAAATTGTCAGGTGTTTAATTCATTTGATtagccaaacacaaacattccCATGATTTTTTAACATGAACCATTTCTCACACATTATAGATAAACTCCCTTTCTTGATTATTTACTATATCACAACATGATATTGTGAGATAACACAATCTTTACTTCAATGTCACTGTACATGTTTCTCCATCACAATGCTTAAGATTCCCAAGGTGACAGCTGATGAGTCAAGATGGCAACTGCGAGGGTCactaataatgaaaatagtgaGCATTTACCAAATGTGAAAAATTTACCAAGTTACTGCATATTTTCCTTGAATGATGAATGAGACATAACAAGAGGCATCCAAGTGTATCTGCTTTTCAGACAGTATAAAACATTTCACTCTATCAGGCCCTCGAGCcagggaagaaaacaaagaaggcATTTTAGTTTTGAAGGTTGTTTTCCTATTGCTGGTTTTCCTAGAAATAAATAGAATGCAAGTCTCATCATGTTGAAACGAGATCATGCTTGTGTCCTTATTTCGAACAACAGCAGTCCGTGGATTTTACTGGAAAGTTGTCAAGATATACATCAGTGTACTTTTAGGTTATTGAGTGCATTTGTCCCGTGACAAGTGGCAAAACtggaaacacaaaaggacaaGATTATGAGATACGGCCAaaggaaacacattttcccaaaatAAACAAGTGTCAGTAAAAGTAACATGCTGAGAAACGTTTGCGTCTTTTATGGTCAGAGCACTCCGTTCATGTTGTGCGTGATCATGTGCCTGCGCAGGTTGCTGGGGTTGTTAAAGCTGGCGGTGCATTGATTGCAGGTGTACGGCTTCTCTCCAGAGTGAGTCCTCAGGTGGATCTTCAGGCTGCCGTTCTGCGTGAAGCGTTTCCCACACTGCGTACAAGCGTACGGCTTCTCCCCGGTGTGAATGCGCATGTGGATGCTCAGTGTGGTCTTGTTGACGAACGACTTGCCGCAAAATGAACACAGAACGGGCGACTCCCCAGTGTGACTTACCCGGTGCACAATCAGGTCTTCGCGGCTGAGGAAGCGCTCACCGCAGAAGCTGCAGTCCAGGGATTTGTTGATGGTGTGGGGGAAGacgttctgctgctgctgagcgaACTGGCTGACATGACTGGGGTGCCCAACATGACCATCAGCTCCTACGATTGGTGCTTTTATTGCAGGATTCAATGCTGTTGAAGGCATTTGGGTGGACTTATTTCTTTCCAGTTGGCTGTTTCTTGCCAGTCCAACACTGTTATCCTGCATCCCTCTCATCGGGGCTCTGTCATTGGCCACAGTGGTGAAATTCAGGAGACTGTCATGGCTGACGTTGTGGTCAGGAGACAGAGAGCTAAAAGCCTGGAGTTCAGAGGCAGTGAAGAGGGTGTcactctcctcctgcagagGCCCTTCCCCTCGTCCGTGAACACTCACAATTCTCAGCTCCTCATGATTACCTGTCAGGCAGGACGACTCTAGATTCCCTGTGGCAACACCTCCCTGCGTACTGTGGTTTCCAAAGTCATCTTGAcctaaaaaagacaaaccacAAAGTTACATTATAAatcattgtttgtgtgtatgaaacTTCTAGACtgtgacttaaaaaaaaaaaggcaaaaaaagggACATACTTTGTATTAAGAAGCTAAAAGTAGCTTGAGCAAAGTCTATGTGGGATTGTCAAGTGCTCACTAAAAGTTTAAATAACGAGTGCTGTCATGTCTGCCCAAAATGCCCCTCTTCAAGTAGTGAATCAGCCAGTGCTACAGTTATGTGTCATGGCTGAATCATGCCATTCATCATGTTGACATCCATCATGACTAAAATATATTGAAGCATACAAGAAGAAAGctaatgacaaaaatacaatgTTTTAAATTTTAAGTGGTGATGTTTGTatgcaaattaaataaatattaagttgtttctctcttttctcccgaAGAGAGAGTGCAGATAAATGGCTTTTCAAGTTTATAATCACATTCCTCCTGCTGTGACAGACACAAATATATTTAGAAAGTCTATTTTCTGCTAAAATGTTTCCTTATTCATTATTCACGTCAACAAATCTCCTGAACaaccaacaatgaatttgtACAACTAACAGTACAAAGTTTTGCCTGTGTAGCAACTGCCTGCTATCATGTATGGCTTTGTGCCagtgacaacaaacacaatcaaTCTAATCAATGATATAATCTAACTGATGAGGTCCTGCTTGAAACAGAATTCCCATCAGCTCATGAAgctttataaaatgaaaatacatcagCCAACTCACCTACAACCGGCTCACATCCTCCAACGTCGTCTTCATCTTTGATCAGGATGACATCTGGGCTCTCCACATCTGGACACTAACAAGTATGAATACATATGCATGAGCAAACTAAACTATTAGCTACTGAACGTTCATGTCCTGTATGTCCTGTATTTACCTCCACTCGAGCGGCAGAAGAGGACGTCTTGTTCTCTGATTGTAGAGAAATAGAAGCAGCCTCCCCAACAGTCTTTTGAGCCACTGGTGGCTTAATGACAActagaggaaagaaaaagacacaattcAGGACCACTGATGGTGATAGATGAGTAGGAGGGGTGTACTATCACTGTCCACAACCCCAGCATTGTGAATTAAATGCACAtcattttcagtctgaattCTGACAAGACAAATCTGTTGCGCACTGACTCAAATGTCAGGCTTCGCTTTGGATACTGGTCTAAACTTGTGGTGATCACTTTTGTTTGAAGTAATGGCCGTGGTAATGCTATGGACTGGAAAGAGTTTAGCCAAAGAATTTATGGCAAACAAGAGCTTtaattgattgacagctgatcaagactgctactactactactactactactgaggGCCATCCAAAACAACTTGTTGTGACTCACTTTGGGCAAAAGCATCTGCCAaacaaatataatgtaatataatttatctacacacacactttctccacTATATATTGTATGTAGTATCACATACTTTTACCTATATAACTAGAATGGGCATTTGCTGAAGAAAATACAAGCAACTGCTCCAAGATGCAGCAGGATCCAAGGaatcaagagaaaaaaatatttttcatccaTACCCCGGGGTTCAAAAGATGTTGGTGATTTTATGCACTGTCCCATAGACTACCACTCAAAAAATGTATCTGTACTTGGGCTGCTGAACTTCCCCCCTGGGTATCAATAAATTCTTATCTTAAATGGGCATTTCAACTGTCAACATGTAATTAGAGATAAGTAACTTAACTATCTAACTTTATTAAACTAGTCATAACAAAGTTGAATATGTCATGAAAAGTGAATTAGATCAAGCACTTTATTTCATAAAGTGGCGGACCACCTTCAGGGCACGAGGGCAAACCGTTAGTCATGACGTACGTGTCATGTGATAAGCAGCAGTTATTTATTAGTAGTTAATTGACTATTCAGCtaatcagcttttttttgtaTAAACCCCATTAAAGGagctgttttaatgaaaataaaaagcaacagtTTTTCACAGAAACGAGTCTTGAACTGTTGACtaacctgcaggaggaggaggttacTTGTTACTTAGTatgtttgaaagtgaaagtaacCTTTACCGTTACCTTGTGATCTAACCCGTGGTTTGGGAATGTTTCCCCTGATCGGGGAGAAGCGACTGGCCGGCCGGTTCGTCCTggtctgcagcctgagagagaaGAGCTCGCTCCTCGTCaccttcatcctcatcctcagggCTTCGTTTTCCTTCAGGCTCTGGGTTAAATGCAGGCGGAGAGACGCCGAGCTCTCCGAGAACAGCTGACTGATTTCAGTCACCGCCGCCTTCACCAGCACGTCCATGATGGACAGAAGCTGGGACTCCAGGTTCAGGCTGCCCGGCGGCATGTCTGCGGACATGTTTCACTTCGCTGCCGCCGAGAATTATCTTGGAAAACAGCGCGACACTATCGGTGGGTTAGCTTACAAAAGGAACAACACAATGCCCTTTCCGGTTGCATGACGCTGGGTACCGTAACTCCTAGAAAACAGGGGCAGGTTTGGTTGAtgttttacttcttcttcttcttcttcttcttcttcttcttcttcttcttcttcttcttcttctaatggATTTCAGGCAGGTTGTACTACTGCTACTTATACACCGATATATAATACATCCTCAACAATTAACCTGGGTTTGGATATCAACTAGCAGTAACGATCAACAGCAATTATTAGCCGAATTATTATAGCTTAATTAAGAGATATTAGAATTAACTAAAGAGTGAGTAGCTGAAGAGTTACCTACATGAAAATGGCGTGTTTTACTCATGTATTTATAAATGTGACTCATGTAAACTTTAAGTTATTTTTCATcagaaatgtagttttaattttctattcattttagttgttttttagtaTTAGTCCTGATATTTAAAGGCCTATCAGTTGGTGGGGAGTGCAGCAAGTTAATCCATTGTTATAAACTTTGACGTTGGgcaaagtattttctttataGACCCCAGACCCCTTGAACAACAATAGCTTTATTATTGATAGGCTGTACAAAAAGAGTAGTAGCCTCAATTGGCTCAAACTCTTCAATGGACTTGCATTTTTTAATGAAGTGGTGTTTATCCAAATTGAATAAGTTCATAAAAATCTTTTCAGGCAAAAAGTCTCACAGATACAGTAAAAAGTTATATTTCTCACCTACTTTCATTATATTATACTTTATACtgaacatttcagttttatgtgctcaaaacaaacatatacaaCAACACGGcagtgaatgaaaaataaaacaaaaaaaacacactgtcaaaCATACAGCTAACTGTAACATCATGTTGTGCCTCTTTACTGTGCCAGTAGACAATCCAACACCAAACTAAGACTTACTCATTGTACCGCAACCATCAACAatctttttggtcttttcagtctttctgtTTGTCGTCAGTATTTTTTCTAGGACTCTGCCTCGACTAacactcctccatctccctccatctcacAGCTGTTTGATGCATGTTCTTCCTCGCCagttccttctgtctctgtaacatctccctgtctctcctcctggcTCTCCATCGTCCCCTTCTCAGCAGACTCTCCCTCGTCCTTCTCTGCTGACTCCTCCCCTGCTGcgtcttcctctttgtcttctccCTCATTACCAGCCTggtctttctcctccttttcttggtctttcctctctttctctattttgcAGAGGCTGTGGCAGAGGGACTGGACAtacgtgaacacacacatgggaTCTGGGTTTTTACCCATCATGATCATGTCACCCActtccagcagagggcagcagtcAGCCAGGGACCTGCCAGGGAGTGAGGTGACAGCGGggcagagaaaggaaaggagagaacaGGGGTGAG
It encodes:
- the LOC139291868 gene encoding gastrula zinc finger protein XlCGF49.1-like; this encodes MPSTALNPAIKAPIVGADGHVGHPSHVSQFAQQQQNVFPHTINKSLDCSFCGERFLSREDLIVHRVSHTGESPVLCSFCGKSFVNKTTLSIHMRIHTGEKPYACTQCGKRFTQNGSLKIHLRTHSGEKPYTCNQCTASFNNPSNLRRHMITHNMNGVL